The following coding sequences lie in one Anoplolepis gracilipes chromosome 4, ASM4749672v1, whole genome shotgun sequence genomic window:
- the Ubl3 gene encoding ubiquitin-like protein 3: MTTVRTIPSDKINLRLILVSGKTKEFLFSPSDSAGDIAHHVFENWPDDWAEEAVAKAEILRLIYQGRFLHSNVTLGALGLPFGKTTVMHLVPRENLPEPNSQDQRQKSKGGGSSCCSASCCIL, from the exons ATAAATCTACGCCTCATCCTCGTCAGTGGCAAGACAAAAGAGTTCCTATTCAGTCCAAGCGATTCTGCGGGCGATATAGCACACCATGTGTTTGAAAATTGGCCGGATG ACTGGGCAGAGGAGGCGGTCGCCAAGGCGGAGATCCTGCGGCTAATCTACCAGGGTCGTTTCCTGCACAGCAATGTCACGCTCGGTGCTCTTGGGCTTCCCTTCGGAAAAACCACGGTGATGCATCTGGTGCCGCGGGAGAATCTTCCGGAGCCTAATTCTCAAG ATCAGAGACAAAAAAGTAAAGGTGGCGGAAGTAGTTGCTGCTCGGCTTCCTGCTGTATACTCTAG